From Halomicrobium salinisoli, the proteins below share one genomic window:
- the engB gene encoding GTP-binding protein EngB, whose product MFETRPDRSSEVVLVGRSNVGKSTLMREITGHDVSTGQRPGVTREPNHFDWVAEDFVVTDLPGFGFMDGVPEEVREQIKTDVVRYVEEHADRILVGILVLDGKAAVDIMDRHSGPDEVPHAVELFHFLRDVGVEPVVAVNKMDKVDDEDERLDAICERLGLVPPWQQWPETIAPISAKRGNVDALNEAVREHLHEAGRDDLFQFF is encoded by the coding sequence ATGTTCGAGACGCGACCGGACCGATCGAGCGAGGTGGTGCTCGTCGGTCGGTCGAACGTCGGTAAGTCGACGCTGATGCGGGAGATCACCGGCCACGACGTCTCCACCGGCCAGCGACCGGGCGTCACCCGGGAGCCCAACCACTTCGACTGGGTGGCCGAGGACTTCGTCGTCACCGACCTCCCGGGCTTCGGGTTCATGGACGGCGTCCCGGAGGAGGTCCGCGAGCAGATCAAGACGGACGTCGTCCGCTACGTCGAGGAGCACGCCGACCGGATCCTCGTCGGCATCCTCGTGCTCGACGGCAAGGCGGCCGTCGACATCATGGACCGCCACTCCGGCCCCGACGAGGTGCCCCACGCCGTCGAGCTGTTCCACTTCTTGCGGGACGTCGGCGTCGAGCCCGTCGTCGCCGTCAACAAGATGGACAAGGTCGACGACGAGGACGAGCGGCTGGACGCCATCTGCGAGCGGCTCGGCCTCGTGCCGCCCTGGCAGCAGTGGCCCGAGACGATCGCCCCGATCAGCGCCAAGCGCGGCAACGTCGACGCGCTCAACGAGGCCGTCCGCGAGCACCTCCACGAGGCCGGCCGGGACGACCTGTTCCAGTTCTTCTGA